In Palaemon carinicauda isolate YSFRI2023 chromosome 18, ASM3689809v2, whole genome shotgun sequence, a genomic segment contains:
- the LOC137657105 gene encoding aromatic-L-amino-acid decarboxylase-like, with protein sequence MNSEEFRKRGREMVDYIADYMDTIENRRVTPAIEPGYLKDMVPLEAPQKGENWDDIMKDVENKIMPGVTHWQHPRFHAYFPSGNSYPSILGDMLSDGIGCIGFSWAASPACTELETIVLDWLGKMVGLPEEFLSFTENSKGGGVIQGSASECVLVSLLAARAHMIRQLKKQHPFVEEGLLLSKMMAYCSKEAHSCVEKAAMMAFVKLRILEPDENQSLRGSTLQQVMEEDKAMGLIPFYVETTLGTTSCCSFDNLAEIGPVCEEYGVWLHVDGAYAGNSFICPELRSPMKGIEYASSFNFNPNKFMLTNFDCSLMWVKDRFRLTQALVVDPLYLQHSYSEKSIDYRHWGIPLSRRFRALKLWFVIRSFGVEGLQKYIREHCRLAKRFEAHVRKDTRFELASPVHLGLVCFRLRGANQINQKLLSSINASGKLHMVPASLNDRYVIRFCVCAQNATDADIDYAWDVISQFATDMQDIINAEVVDNNKETTKEEKEQEEKEAEENSEEVFALLDRKNNKSLRYKRSFFVRMVSDPKIYNPKIVKGLPSTGPRRHTTSDTMADENNVCVNSPIDHDIITELMQTTNLEKALKDEDNKLKFLTKTTSDLSERIKVYSRKEEEIGH encoded by the exons ATGAACTCCGAAGAATTCCGCAAGAGGGGGCGCGAGATGGTCGATTACATCGCCGACTACATGGACACCATTGAGAACAGACGCGTCACTCCCGCCATAGAACCAGGGTATCTGAAGGACATGGTCCCTCTGGAGGCGCCGCAGAAGGGCGAGAATTGGGACGATATCATGAAGGATGTGGAGAACAAAATCATGCCCGGG GTGACCCATTGGCAGCATCCCAGATTCCACGCCTATTTCCCTTCAGGAAACTCCTACCCGAGCATCCTAGGGGACATGTTGAGCGACGGAATCGGCTGCATAGGATTTTCTTGGGCGGCCTCTCCAGCTTGCACGGAACTCGAAACCATAGTCTTGGATTGGTTAG GAAAAATGGTCGGTTTACCAGAGGAGTTCTTATCCTTCACCGAGAACAGTAAAGGAGGTGGAGTCATACAG GGATCAGCGTCCGAATGCGTCCTAGTGTCTCTCCTGGCCGCGCGCGCCCACATGATCCGTCAGCTGAAGAAGCAACACCCCTTCGTGGAAGAGGGGCTTCTCCTGTCGAAGATGATGGCCTACTGCAGCAAGGAAGCCCATTCCTGCGTCGAGAAGGCCGCCATGATGGCCTTCGTCAAGCTCAGGATTCTGGAGCCAGATGAGAATCAGTCTCTTCGGGGCTCCACTCTACAGCAG GTGATGGAGGAAGACAAAGCCATGGGACTCATTCCATTCTACGTCGAAACCACCCTGGGAACCACGTCTTGCTGCTCGTTCGATAACTTGGCAGAGATTG GTCCCGTATGTGAAGAATACGGCGTCTGGTTACATGTCGACGGGGCATATGCCGGAAATTCCTTCATCTGTCCGGAACTGAGATCTCCCATGAAAGGCATAGAG TACGCGTCTTCCTTCAACTTCAACCCAAACAAATTCATGTTGACAAACTTCGACTGTTCACTCATGTG GGTGAAAGACAGATTCAGGTTAACCCAAGCACTGGTGGTGGACCCACTTTACCTGCAGCACTCATACTCTGAGAAGTCCATCGACTATAGG CACTGGGGAATACCCCTCAGCAGACGCTTCCGAGCCTTGAAGCTGTGGTTCGTGATCAGGTCCTTCGGAGTGGAGGGCCTCCAGAAGTACATCCGAGAGCACTGTCGTCTGGCCAAGAGGTTCGAGGCCCACGTGAGGAAAGACACTCGATTCGAATTAGCCAGTCCCGTCCATCTTGGTCTCGTATGTTTCAG ATTACGGGGAGCCAACCAGATCAATCAGAAACTGCTTTCGTCCATTAACGCCTCGGGAAAACTGCACATGGTACCGGCCTCCTTGAATGACAGATACGTCATCAGGTTCTGTGTGTGCGCACAGAACGCCACCGATGCTGATATAG ACTATGCATGGGACGTGATTTCCCAATTCGCCACAGATATGCAAGACATTATCAACGCTGAAGTTGTGGACAACAACAAG GAGACCACGAAGGAAGAGAaggagcaggaggagaaggaaGCCGAAGAGAACTCGGAGGAAGTGTTCGCCTTGTTAGACCGCAAGAACAACAAGAGCCTTCGGTACAAGCGGTCCTTCTTCGTCAGGATGGTCTCCGACCCGAAGATCTACAATCCGAAGATCGTCAAGGGATTACCAT CAACTGGCCCAAGACGCCACACGACCTCAGACACGATGGCAGACGAAAACAACGTGTGCGTCAATTCTCCCAT TGACCACGATATCATCACGGAGCTCATGCAGACCACCAACCTGGAGAAGGCGCTGAAGGACGAAGACAATAAACTCAAGTTCCTCACCAAGACGACCAGCGACCTCTCCGAAAGGATTAAAGTGTATAGCAGAAAGGAAGAAGAGATCGGGCACTAG